One window from the genome of Candidatus Synechococcus calcipolaris G9 encodes:
- a CDS encoding CO2 hydration protein, translating to MTPTMSSIPELIPPSTHPHGEVIHRLEAGGSMLPDTPENLMQIIGIYKAYAVPMDFYWRDLLYIAERVFLDPLPVFKYFLPQEYLDLPNHYAGETADLRIWRGAATAHPELLAFIEKGEVKQSWPKLFHHLWHDRINMEFAEACMRAMLWHQEMGGRFNDFLYTDEYKTNCDRAIAAYFKHNPAMLGLHKLFPEMFYEKCRELSYYANLGLFWEVMAPVFFEMSDIYDEGGFKGVPDAMNFLVNGIFAVAGRPIYHHVYIGDACFELIPKAKGFTWLYEAALPYVEAVFYRTAPFRGTKSYNAQAGLVPEDQKDFHYGILYADVFPVGSAGIPPTLLMQDMLHFLPPYLRTYYQEHCRGEDDMLIQLGISFQRSMYNVTSAVIQALRTALLYPLDDPNPRHRLANRQFFETQMDRFLRPEARLGDIQRQDYR from the coding sequence ATGACCCCTACGATGTCTTCAATCCCGGAGTTGATTCCACCCTCTACCCATCCCCATGGGGAGGTGATTCATCGCCTAGAGGCCGGCGGCTCCATGCTACCGGATACCCCAGAAAACTTGATGCAGATCATTGGCATTTATAAAGCCTATGCCGTCCCCATGGACTTTTACTGGCGGGATTTGCTCTACATTGCCGAGCGGGTATTTTTGGATCCACTCCCCGTTTTCAAATATTTCTTACCTCAGGAGTATCTGGATCTCCCCAATCATTATGCTGGCGAAACGGCGGATTTGCGGATTTGGCGAGGGGCGGCAACGGCCCATCCCGAATTGCTGGCATTTATAGAGAAAGGGGAAGTCAAACAGTCCTGGCCCAAACTCTTCCATCACCTCTGGCACGATCGCATCAATATGGAATTTGCGGAAGCCTGTATGCGGGCCATGCTCTGGCACCAAGAAATGGGGGGGCGATTTAATGATTTTCTATACACCGATGAATATAAAACCAATTGCGATCGCGCCATCGCCGCTTACTTCAAGCACAACCCGGCAATGCTTGGATTACACAAGCTCTTTCCAGAAATGTTTTACGAAAAATGTCGCGAGCTATCCTATTACGCCAATTTAGGACTGTTTTGGGAAGTGATGGCTCCTGTCTTCTTCGAGATGTCAGATATTTACGATGAAGGCGGCTTTAAGGGCGTACCCGATGCCATGAATTTCTTGGTGAATGGTATTTTTGCCGTGGCCGGTCGCCCCATCTATCACCATGTCTACATTGGTGATGCGTGTTTTGAACTAATTCCTAAGGCTAAGGGGTTTACCTGGCTCTATGAGGCAGCCTTGCCCTATGTTGAGGCAGTCTTCTATCGCACCGCCCCCTTCCGTGGCACCAAGTCCTACAATGCCCAAGCGGGTCTTGTCCCCGAGGATCAAAAAGATTTTCACTACGGCATCTTGTATGCGGATGTCTTTCCCGTGGGTAGTGCCGGGATTCCGCCCACTCTACTCATGCAAGATATGCTGCACTTTTTACCCCCCTATCTCCGTACCTATTACCAAGAACACTGTCGAGGTGAGGATGATATGTTGATTCAACTGGGGATTAGTTTCCAGCGATCGATGTATAACGTCACCTCAGCGGTGATTCAAGCCCTACGAACCGCCTTACTCTACCCCTTAGATGATCCGAACCCGCGCCACCGCCTTGCCAACCGTCAGTTTTTTGAAACGCAAATGGATCGCTTTCTTCGCCCTGAAGCCCGACTAGGGGATATTCAGCGTCAGGATTATCGCTAA
- a CDS encoding NADH-quinone oxidoreductase subunit M: protein MLSPLIWLPILGALIIAVIPGKLTAQWARNGALTLSGITLLWTLWLFSQFQLDGSGVQFREFLPWLPALGLNYDLGVDGLSLLMIGLNSLITWIAIWSSRPDLERPRLFYGLMLLVSGGLAGAFLAQNLLFFFLLYEIELVPLYLLIAIWGGEKKMYSAVKFLLYTALSGTLILAGFLGTVWLSGAADFTYDTVMGHGLPLVWQYLLLGLLLVGFGIKIPLVPLHTWLPDTYVAASAPVAMMLGGVVAKLGTYGLFRFGLGLFPDAWANLSPYLASWATISVLYGAITAIAQKDIKRMVAYSSVGHMGYVLLGGAAATDLALTGALTQMVAHGIILAILFHLVGVIEAKVGTRELDVLNGLMNPIRGLPMTSALLVLGGMASAGIPGLMGFVTEFLVFQGSYAIYPLQTLLCVVGTGLTAVYFVILLNRTCFGKLDNAIAYFPKVEIWEKIPAFVLAGLILFLGLQPNWLVKWAEPTATAMIATLPPPSPKFIANDVASPGIVTAQALGVIADEIKPPIHFPVKTISLQK from the coding sequence ATGCTCAGCCCTCTCATCTGGCTGCCGATCCTTGGTGCTTTGATTATTGCAGTCATTCCCGGAAAACTGACGGCTCAGTGGGCCCGCAATGGGGCCCTCACCCTTTCTGGCATTACCCTACTCTGGACACTTTGGTTATTTAGCCAGTTTCAGCTAGATGGTAGTGGGGTTCAGTTCCGTGAGTTCTTGCCCTGGCTTCCGGCATTGGGCCTGAACTACGACCTGGGTGTGGATGGACTCTCCCTACTGATGATCGGCCTCAATAGCTTGATCACCTGGATTGCGATCTGGAGTAGTCGCCCGGATCTGGAGCGACCCCGGCTATTCTACGGTTTGATGCTCCTGGTGAGTGGCGGGTTGGCGGGAGCGTTCCTGGCTCAAAATTTACTATTCTTCTTTTTGCTTTATGAAATCGAATTGGTTCCCCTCTACCTGTTGATTGCCATTTGGGGGGGGGAAAAGAAAATGTACTCGGCAGTTAAGTTTTTGCTTTACACCGCCCTCTCTGGGACACTGATTCTGGCGGGCTTTTTAGGGACGGTTTGGCTCAGTGGTGCCGCCGATTTTACCTACGATACTGTGATGGGCCATGGATTGCCGCTGGTTTGGCAATACCTATTACTGGGCCTGTTACTGGTGGGGTTTGGGATTAAAATCCCCCTCGTGCCTCTACACACCTGGTTGCCAGATACCTACGTTGCCGCGTCTGCTCCCGTGGCCATGATGTTGGGGGGTGTGGTGGCAAAGCTGGGAACCTACGGTCTGTTTCGGTTTGGATTGGGCCTATTTCCCGATGCCTGGGCTAACTTGTCCCCTTACCTAGCCAGTTGGGCGACGATTAGTGTCCTCTATGGCGCAATTACGGCGATCGCTCAAAAAGATATTAAGCGAATGGTGGCCTACAGTTCCGTGGGGCACATGGGGTATGTATTGCTAGGGGGAGCGGCGGCCACAGATCTTGCCTTGACCGGGGCCCTGACCCAGATGGTCGCCCACGGCATTATTTTAGCGATTCTGTTTCATTTGGTCGGTGTAATTGAGGCCAAGGTAGGCACACGGGAACTGGATGTTCTCAATGGTTTAATGAATCCCATTCGCGGCTTACCCATGACCAGTGCCCTATTGGTATTGGGGGGAATGGCCAGTGCTGGGATTCCCGGTCTAATGGGGTTTGTGACGGAGTTTTTAGTCTTTCAGGGCAGCTATGCTATCTATCCGCTGCAAACCCTACTCTGTGTGGTGGGAACTGGTCTCACCGCTGTTTATTTTGTGATTTTGCTCAATCGCACCTGCTTTGGCAAGCTGGACAATGCGATCGCCTACTTTCCCAAAGTAGAAATTTGGGAAAAAATTCCGGCTTTTGTCTTGGCTGGACTCATTCTCTTTCTGGGGCTGCAACCTAACTGGTTAGTGAAATGGGCCGAACCCACCGCCACAGCAATGATCGCCACCCTACCGCCACCCTCTCCTAAATTTATCGCTAATGATGTAGCCTCTCCAGGAATTGTAACGGCCCAAGCCCTAGGGGTGATAGCCGACGAAATCAAGCCCCCCATCCATTTCCCAGTAAAAACAATCTCCTTGCAAAAATAA
- a CDS encoding NAD(P)H-quinone oxidoreductase subunit F, translated as MTSILPQTSWLIPLYPLIGVVLTIPWSPALIRKTGPRPAGYINILTTFFAFIHGLLALMALLENDAPQFLAVPWLQLRDLSLAIPIEASTITLGACVVITGLNLLAQVYAVGYLEMDWGWGRFFALMAFFEAGMCALVLCNSLFFSYMLLEILTLGTYLLVGFWYNQPLVVTGARDAFLTKRVGDLVLLMGVLAIYPLAHTWDFRELGIWAQTATPDPTVITLIGIALIAGPMSKCAQFPLHLWLDEAMEGPLPSTILRNAVVVITGVWVLVKLEPVLALSSSASTFAIAIGILTALGATLISAAQIDVKRVLSYISSTYMGLMFVAVGAHFPNTALTLALTYALGMATLVMGCGSIIFNAISQDLTQMGGLWSRRPVTGLAVIGGAFGLIALPPFGGFWSMLSLASQLWQDHHGLLVGIILIVNWVAAFSLARLFGLIFAGQSQQMTVRCPEPLWLIVLPMTLGLGLILHLPLIMAQLHLLPTWAALSKDMALLLTWSSILGFAIGILLYVNRIFQQPAKLIHQPIQNLLAYDFYTPKFYRNTFVLGVDLLSRLTDWLDRYVVDGVVNGVGLASLFGGETLKYGNTGRSQFYILTITAGVALIAVLLSWQYFTPLP; from the coding sequence ATGACCTCAATTTTGCCTCAAACCAGTTGGCTAATTCCCCTTTACCCACTGATAGGTGTGGTGTTAACCATTCCCTGGTCCCCCGCCCTCATTCGCAAAACCGGCCCTCGCCCAGCGGGCTATATCAATATTCTCACCACCTTCTTTGCCTTCATCCATGGTTTGCTGGCTTTAATGGCTCTCTTAGAAAATGATGCACCCCAATTTTTGGCTGTGCCCTGGCTTCAGTTGCGGGATTTGAGTTTGGCTATTCCCATTGAAGCTTCTACCATTACCCTGGGGGCCTGTGTTGTCATTACTGGGCTGAATTTACTAGCCCAGGTGTATGCCGTCGGTTACTTAGAAATGGATTGGGGGTGGGGCCGCTTCTTTGCCCTAATGGCATTTTTTGAGGCGGGGATGTGTGCCCTAGTCCTATGCAATTCCCTCTTTTTCTCCTATATGCTCCTAGAGATTTTGACCCTGGGAACCTACCTGCTCGTGGGTTTTTGGTACAACCAGCCCCTAGTGGTAACGGGGGCCCGGGATGCCTTCCTGACCAAGCGGGTGGGAGACTTAGTGTTATTAATGGGGGTGCTGGCGATTTATCCCCTGGCCCACACCTGGGATTTTCGTGAGTTAGGGATTTGGGCGCAAACGGCGACCCCGGATCCAACCGTGATCACATTAATTGGCATTGCTCTGATTGCTGGGCCAATGAGTAAATGTGCCCAGTTTCCCTTACACCTATGGCTGGATGAAGCCATGGAGGGGCCCCTGCCCAGTACGATTTTGCGAAATGCCGTCGTCGTCATCACGGGGGTGTGGGTGTTGGTGAAATTAGAACCCGTCCTAGCTCTCTCGTCAAGCGCCTCAACCTTTGCGATCGCCATCGGTATTCTAACGGCCCTTGGGGCAACCCTCATTTCTGCGGCCCAAATAGACGTGAAGCGGGTTCTCTCCTATATCAGCAGTACCTATATGGGATTGATGTTTGTGGCCGTGGGGGCCCATTTCCCCAATACAGCCTTAACCTTAGCCCTGACCTATGCCCTGGGGATGGCCACCCTCGTGATGGGGTGTGGGTCGATCATTTTTAATGCCATCAGTCAAGATCTCACCCAAATGGGAGGACTGTGGAGTCGTCGCCCGGTGACTGGACTGGCGGTGATTGGCGGTGCCTTTGGCCTGATTGCCCTGCCCCCCTTCGGCGGATTTTGGTCCATGCTCTCCTTAGCTTCACAACTTTGGCAAGATCACCATGGCCTACTGGTGGGTATCATTTTAATCGTCAACTGGGTCGCTGCCTTTAGCCTGGCGCGGCTATTTGGACTAATTTTTGCTGGGCAGAGTCAACAGATGACCGTTCGCTGTCCAGAACCCCTTTGGTTAATCGTTCTACCGATGACCCTCGGTCTGGGCTTGATCCTGCACCTACCGCTGATCATGGCTCAGTTGCATCTTCTACCCACCTGGGCGGCCCTCAGTAAAGACATGGCTTTGCTCCTAACGTGGTCCAGTATTTTGGGATTTGCCATCGGTATCCTGCTGTACGTCAACCGAATTTTTCAGCAACCTGCGAAACTTATCCATCAACCCATCCAAAACCTGCTGGCCTATGACTTTTATACCCCAAAGTTTTATCGCAACACGTTTGTGTTAGGGGTAGACTTGCTCTCTAGGCTGACCGATTGGCTCGATCGCTACGTGGTGGACGGGGTCGTCAACGGGGTTGGCTTGGCTTCCCTATTTGGCGGTGAAACCCTCAAGTACGGGAATACGGGGCGATCGCAGTTTTATATTCTCACGATTACGGCGGGGGTAGCTCTCATTGCTGTCCTTTTAAGCTGGCAGTATTTTACCCCCCTGCCTTGA
- a CDS encoding SufS family cysteine desulfurase gives MTFTPIPTLADSLRADFPILNRKVHDRPLVYLDNAATSQKPLAVLNTLQDYYQGYNANVHRGVHTLSAQATDAYEGARDKVAQFINARSRQEIVYTRNASEAINLVAYSWAMNTLQPGDEIILSVMEHHSNLIPWQFVAQKTGAVLKFVELSKTQEFDLSHYQTLLSEKTKLVAIVHVSNTLGCINPVTEICRLGHDQGAKVLIDACQSVPHMAVDVQAMDCDWLVASGHKMCGPTGIGFLYGKLDLLRSMPPFLGGGEMIADVFLDHATYADLPHKFEAGTPAIAEAIALGAAVDYLTQIGMDSIHGYEAELTQYLFQRLGELPELTIYGPTPNAQGTNRAALASFTAGEVHPHDLSTILDQAGIAIRAGHHCTQPLHRHLNAQSTARASLYFYNTLAEIDQFIAALQEAIAFFGTVFA, from the coding sequence ATGACGTTTACCCCAATCCCCACCCTTGCCGATAGTCTCCGGGCTGATTTTCCAATTTTGAATCGAAAGGTTCACGATCGCCCCCTGGTGTATTTAGATAATGCGGCTACATCCCAAAAACCCCTAGCGGTGCTGAATACACTTCAGGACTATTACCAAGGCTACAATGCCAATGTTCACCGGGGGGTGCATACCCTTAGTGCCCAGGCCACAGATGCCTACGAAGGAGCGAGGGATAAGGTTGCCCAGTTTATTAATGCCCGTTCCCGCCAGGAAATTGTCTATACCCGTAATGCCAGTGAAGCCATTAATCTGGTGGCCTATAGTTGGGCGATGAATACCCTGCAACCGGGAGATGAAATTATTCTTTCGGTAATGGAACACCATAGTAATTTGATTCCCTGGCAGTTTGTTGCCCAAAAAACTGGAGCGGTTCTTAAATTTGTAGAGCTGAGCAAAACCCAGGAGTTTGACCTCTCCCATTATCAAACGCTTCTCTCGGAGAAGACAAAATTAGTGGCGATCGTCCATGTGTCTAATACCCTTGGTTGTATTAACCCGGTTACGGAGATCTGTCGCTTAGGCCACGACCAAGGGGCCAAGGTTTTGATTGATGCCTGTCAAAGTGTGCCCCACATGGCCGTGGATGTGCAGGCGATGGATTGTGATTGGCTGGTGGCCTCTGGTCATAAAATGTGTGGGCCGACGGGCATTGGTTTCCTGTATGGCAAGCTAGACCTGCTGCGATCGATGCCACCATTTTTAGGGGGCGGGGAAATGATTGCGGATGTGTTTCTCGATCATGCCACCTACGCCGATTTACCCCACAAATTTGAAGCGGGAACCCCCGCCATAGCTGAGGCGATCGCCCTGGGAGCCGCAGTTGATTATTTAACCCAGATTGGTATGGATTCCATTCATGGCTACGAAGCTGAGTTGACCCAATACCTATTTCAACGGCTTGGGGAACTTCCCGAACTGACTATCTACGGCCCAACCCCCAATGCCCAAGGAACGAATCGCGCCGCCCTTGCCAGCTTTACGGCTGGGGAGGTACATCCCCACGACCTATCCACGATCTTGGATCAGGCGGGGATCGCCATTCGGGCTGGCCACCACTGTACCCAACCCCTACATCGTCACCTGAATGCCCAATCCACGGCCCGGGCAAGCCTGTATTTCTACAATACCTTGGCTGAGATTGACCAGTTTATTGCTGCATTGCAGGAGGCGATCGCCTTTTTCGGAACTGTATTTGCCTAG
- a CDS encoding Uma2 family endonuclease — MTSVTVPTPSVDRSPLLLNVQNAVLRVTPEHFDQLCIDNPELRLELTKDGELIVMPPTGGESGRKNLNLAVEVGIWNRKTNLGEAFDSSTGYDFTAFGGGKLSPDVSWIEKSRLAGIDLVGFIPVVPDFVIELRSATDPLQPLQEKMQEYRRLGVRLGLLINPQSQQVEVYRPGCELVVLESPIAIDCDEVMPDFAIDMSHIWS; from the coding sequence ATGACCAGTGTAACGGTTCCAACGCCATCGGTTGATCGGTCTCCATTGCTCCTAAATGTGCAAAATGCTGTCTTGAGAGTGACACCAGAGCATTTTGATCAACTTTGCATTGACAACCCAGAACTACGGCTTGAATTAACGAAGGATGGAGAGTTGATTGTTATGCCTCCAACGGGTGGCGAAAGCGGTCGAAAAAACTTAAATTTAGCCGTTGAAGTTGGAATCTGGAATCGAAAAACGAATCTAGGCGAGGCATTTGATTCATCAACGGGATATGACTTTACGGCGTTTGGGGGCGGCAAATTATCACCGGATGTTTCTTGGATTGAAAAATCTCGATTGGCGGGAATTGATCTAGTTGGCTTTATCCCAGTGGTACCTGATTTTGTGATTGAGCTGCGATCGGCAACGGATCCCTTACAGCCATTGCAGGAGAAGATGCAGGAATACCGCCGGCTAGGGGTACGGTTGGGGTTGCTGATTAATCCTCAAAGCCAACAGGTTGAGGTCTATCGTCCTGGGTGTGAGCTGGTGGTTTTAGAGTCACCGATCGCCATCGATTGTGACGAGGTAATGCCCGATTTTGCGATCGATATGAGCCACATTTGGTCATGA
- a CDS encoding dihydrolipoamide acetyltransferase family protein → MIRELFMPALSSTMTEGKIVSWVKSTGDKVEKGETVVIVESDKADMDVESFYEGYLAAIAVDAGETASVGATIGLVAETEAEIPEAVAKLKTLANGGSTSSPETSSAAAPAPSRNGGTVETPVATPVASGRLVASPRARKLAKEFKVDLKTLTGTGPNGRITAADVEAIVGQGSAPATTTVLSPSPKPAKAAPTPIAATASVKSELVPLTTLQNAVVRNMVASLEIPDFHVAYTITTDALDRLYKQIKPKGVTMTALLAKAIALTLEKHPIINACYSDQGIQYRSQINVACAVAMPGGGLITPVLQNAHQSDIYTLSRTWKDLVERARSKQLQPQEYNSGTFSLSNLGMYGVDCFDAILTPGQGAILAVGASKPQVVATDDGLLGIKRQMNVTITCDHRVIYGTDAASFLKDLAHLIETNPQALTL, encoded by the coding sequence ATGATTCGTGAACTGTTCATGCCCGCCCTAAGTTCGACGATGACGGAAGGAAAGATTGTTTCTTGGGTCAAGTCAACCGGTGACAAGGTGGAGAAAGGGGAAACCGTTGTCATTGTGGAATCGGATAAGGCGGATATGGATGTGGAGTCCTTTTATGAGGGCTATTTGGCAGCGATCGCCGTGGACGCAGGCGAAACGGCCAGCGTTGGGGCCACCATTGGCCTTGTGGCGGAGACGGAAGCAGAAATTCCCGAGGCCGTGGCCAAACTAAAAACCCTTGCCAATGGTGGCTCTACCAGTTCCCCGGAAACAAGCTCGGCGGCCGCCCCTGCTCCTTCCCGCAATGGTGGAACAGTTGAAACCCCAGTGGCGACTCCCGTGGCCAGTGGTCGCTTAGTGGCATCTCCCCGGGCCCGCAAATTAGCCAAGGAATTTAAGGTTGACCTAAAAACCTTGACAGGAACAGGCCCCAATGGCCGCATTACCGCCGCCGACGTGGAAGCCATTGTGGGTCAAGGGAGTGCCCCCGCAACCACAACCGTTCTATCCCCTTCCCCTAAGCCGGCAAAGGCCGCACCTACTCCCATAGCCGCTACGGCCAGTGTCAAATCCGAATTGGTTCCCCTGACCACGCTGCAAAATGCCGTTGTCCGCAATATGGTGGCCAGCTTAGAGATTCCCGATTTCCATGTAGCCTACACCATCACCACCGATGCCTTGGATCGCCTCTATAAGCAAATCAAACCCAAGGGTGTGACGATGACGGCCCTATTGGCCAAGGCGATCGCCCTGACATTAGAAAAACATCCGATCATCAACGCTTGCTATAGCGACCAGGGTATTCAATATCGCAGTCAAATTAATGTCGCCTGTGCGGTGGCCATGCCCGGTGGTGGTTTGATTACCCCCGTCCTCCAAAATGCCCATCAAAGTGATATTTATACCCTCTCCCGTACCTGGAAAGATTTGGTTGAGCGGGCCCGTAGTAAGCAACTCCAACCGCAAGAATACAATAGCGGTACCTTTAGCCTCTCCAATTTAGGAATGTATGGGGTAGATTGCTTTGATGCCATTCTCACCCCTGGCCAGGGAGCTATTTTAGCCGTGGGAGCCTCCAAACCCCAAGTGGTGGCCACCGATGACGGATTATTGGGGATCAAGCGACAGATGAATGTCACCATTACCTGTGATCATCGGGTTATTTATGGTACAGATGCCGCCTCGTTCCTCAAGGATTTGGCCCATTTGATTGAAACCAATCCCCAAGCCCTAACCCTGTAA
- a CDS encoding YlqD family protein, with protein MADSTETKLLLRRQITVKAVVTPLWKEDAQRQLQAQIDQIDGQLQQVDLQAQQIVAELKKQAAADAPELLNTRIQEVQAQVNTRQGELLQQKNNVLQQLDQVQRLEMEEEVNQGQMDNFFYAKQGDHLIQKMQVEILLRDGVIEQIRGTL; from the coding sequence ATGGCAGATTCTACAGAAACCAAGCTGCTCCTCCGGCGGCAAATTACAGTCAAGGCCGTTGTAACCCCCCTATGGAAAGAAGACGCCCAGAGGCAACTCCAGGCCCAAATTGATCAAATTGATGGCCAACTTCAGCAAGTGGATCTCCAGGCCCAGCAAATTGTCGCTGAACTCAAAAAACAAGCGGCCGCCGATGCACCGGAACTGTTAAACACCCGCATCCAGGAAGTACAGGCCCAAGTGAATACTCGCCAAGGTGAGTTACTTCAGCAGAAAAACAATGTGCTGCAACAGCTTGATCAAGTGCAACGCCTGGAAATGGAAGAGGAAGTGAATCAGGGACAAATGGATAACTTCTTCTATGCGAAACAGGGGGATCATCTCATTCAGAAAATGCAGGTGGAAATCCTGCTCCGGGATGGGGTGATTGAACAAATTCGCGGTACATTATAG
- a CDS encoding long-chain fatty acid--CoA ligase codes for MPELTEAYTYTPPEGLSQDATPPERFSEYRSLQAISDIWAVLARRYPDIIALNAPYEEPETRITYSELYKQIQRFAAGLQVLGVQKGDRVALFADNSPRWLIADQGSLMAGAINAVRSGQAESQELLYILQDSGASLLLIENLAVLKKIASGLTDLSLRTVVLLSSETPNLDLPIPILSFNQVFQEGQYGTVRATAIESTDLATLMYTSGTTGQPKGVMITHGGLISQIFSLWAVVQPDAGDRILSVLPIWHAYERVCEYFLFACGCSQTYTNIRHFKNDLKQRKPQYMIAVPRIWEGFYEAVQKQLRDAPSSKRRLATFFLGVGQRYVQQRRLLNGLSLDHPQPSGWQKFLARVQVMLLGPIYGLGEKQVYSKIREATGGQIKQVISGGGALAPHLDTFYEVIGVEVLVGYGLTETAVVLTGRRYWANLRGSAGRPIPDTAIKIVHPETKEPLTVGEKGLVLAKGPQVMQGYYNKREATAKVLDGDSWFDTGDLGLLTPMGDLVLTGRQKDTIVLSNGENIEPQPIEDACIRSAYIEQIMLVGQDKKALGALIVPNIETLKEWATSKGYRLEVPKQDAPAGVGELVKLGPSVDNKDLNDLFRQELLREVQNRPGYRPDDRISTFRFILEPFTMENGLLTQTLKIRRHVVSDRYHDMINGMFE; via the coding sequence ATGCCTGAGCTGACGGAAGCTTATACCTACACTCCCCCTGAAGGTTTATCCCAGGATGCCACCCCACCGGAGCGTTTTAGCGAATATCGATCGCTCCAGGCAATATCCGATATTTGGGCAGTTTTAGCGCGGCGTTATCCAGACATTATTGCCCTGAATGCCCCCTACGAAGAGCCAGAAACCCGGATTACCTACAGTGAACTGTATAAACAAATTCAACGGTTTGCCGCCGGACTTCAGGTGTTGGGGGTACAAAAGGGCGATCGGGTGGCCCTATTTGCGGACAATAGTCCCCGCTGGCTAATTGCGGATCAGGGCAGCCTCATGGCCGGGGCAATTAACGCGGTACGCAGTGGCCAGGCTGAAAGTCAAGAATTGCTCTACATCTTGCAAGACAGTGGGGCTAGTCTTTTACTCATTGAAAATCTAGCGGTACTCAAAAAAATTGCCTCCGGGTTGACAGACTTATCCCTACGCACGGTGGTACTCCTGAGTTCAGAAACCCCGAACCTGGATTTGCCCATTCCTATCTTGAGTTTTAATCAAGTCTTTCAAGAGGGGCAGTACGGTACGGTGCGGGCCACCGCCATAGAGTCCACGGATTTAGCCACGTTGATGTACACCTCTGGGACAACGGGACAGCCGAAGGGGGTGATGATTACCCATGGGGGGCTGATCAGTCAGATTTTTAGTCTATGGGCCGTGGTACAACCAGATGCCGGCGATCGCATTTTGAGTGTCTTACCCATTTGGCACGCCTACGAACGGGTGTGTGAATATTTTCTGTTTGCCTGTGGCTGTAGTCAGACCTATACCAATATTCGCCACTTCAAGAATGATCTAAAACAGCGCAAACCCCAGTACATGATTGCCGTTCCGCGCATTTGGGAAGGGTTTTATGAAGCGGTGCAAAAACAACTGCGGGATGCCCCCAGTAGTAAACGGCGATTAGCCACCTTCTTTTTGGGGGTAGGTCAACGCTATGTCCAGCAACGGCGGCTATTAAATGGCTTGAGTTTAGACCATCCCCAACCATCGGGCTGGCAAAAATTCCTGGCGCGAGTTCAAGTCATGCTCCTAGGGCCAATCTATGGACTAGGGGAGAAACAAGTTTACAGCAAAATTCGGGAAGCAACGGGGGGACAAATCAAGCAGGTCATTAGTGGCGGAGGTGCCCTTGCCCCCCACTTAGATACGTTCTACGAAGTGATTGGCGTAGAGGTTTTAGTGGGCTATGGTTTAACGGAAACGGCGGTGGTCTTAACCGGACGACGCTACTGGGCCAATTTACGGGGTTCGGCGGGGCGACCCATTCCCGATACGGCCATTAAAATTGTCCATCCAGAAACCAAAGAACCCTTAACCGTGGGGGAAAAGGGATTAGTCCTGGCTAAGGGGCCCCAAGTGATGCAGGGTTACTACAATAAGCGGGAGGCAACGGCCAAGGTTTTGGATGGGGACAGCTGGTTTGATACGGGGGATTTAGGCTTGCTCACCCCTATGGGGGATCTTGTCCTAACGGGGCGGCAAAAGGACACCATTGTTTTAAGTAATGGTGAAAATATTGAACCCCAGCCCATTGAAGATGCCTGTATCCGCAGTGCCTACATTGAGCAGATCATGTTGGTGGGCCAGGATAAAAAAGCACTTGGGGCCTTGATTGTCCCCAATATTGAGACCCTGAAAGAATGGGCTACCAGTAAGGGCTATCGCCTAGAGGTTCCCAAGCAGGATGCCCCAGCAGGGGTGGGTGAACTGGTCAAACTGGGCCCCAGCGTCGATAACAAAGACCTCAACGACTTGTTCCGCCAAGAACTCCTGCGGGAAGTGCAAAATCGGCCCGGCTATCGCCCCGATGACCGCATTTCCACCTTCCGTTTTATCTTAGAACCCTTTACTATGGAGAATGGCTTGCTGACCCAAACCCTCAAGATTCGTCGTCATGTGGTCAGCGATCGCTACCACGATATGATTAACGGGATGTTTGAGTAA